Genomic segment of Rickettsiella endosymbiont of Xylota segnis:
CCCATCCAAACAGTGAGCATGGGAACTACCAACATCAACAGATTAGTAATCGCTAACATGGCGTTCACTGCACCCCCCACTGTCCAAAAACCCGAAGCAAATCCCGCTGCAATACCTACAATACCTAATCCAGTCATTGTGGCTAACAGAGATATCCAGACCTGCTCTACCATAGATACTAAGCCATTCCCCACTGACGCTAAAGCAACAATGGGATCCATATCTTTATTATTAATTCCATCGGCTAATTTTTTTTCAAAATCCTGCACTCGCGGAAATATCGTATCCAAAATAGCACTTACTACCTTACCAATTGCATTTACATTCGCGGGATGCTCTGGCAGAGAAGGATCCGCCTCATCACCAGGATTATTATTGCTGGCAGCTCGTGTTATTTCTGTTGCCATATAACTATCAATAACACCGTCTACACTCGGCAGGTTATTTTTTAGATTATATATGACATTATCGTCTTTGATCTGAGAAAAGGTATTTGAATCATAATCGGGATTAAACTCAGGATAAATTCTATCGGAAATTGCAAGCTCTCCTGTGTTTTTTCTAATACTTTGATTCAAACGAGCCATATTATAGTAATAGCTACCGGCAAGTATCCAACCTGATTTTTTTGCATTATTAATAAAGTCTTTATATTTTTTACTTCCATCATCCGCTAAAGAGCGTAAAGCAGGCTTTACAATCCCAAAGTAATCCTCTCCTGCATCAACCAAATTATTTTTAAAGGGGTCAAAACTAGTCGAATCTAATTGAATTCTGTTAGCAGGTGTATGCGTTGTAGAAAGAGGGGATATTGTATTAGCAATACTCTTTGCTTGAGCAGTTAAATCCAAGGTCATTTGTCTCATCGCAACACTTGCACTATCATTAGCATTTAAATTGGCCGGGTTATCGATCTGTCCATTATCCGCCTTATTGCCAATAAAATTCCATGAAACCATACCACACATACCTTGTAAATTGCCAAAAGCACCGGATAACTTTCCTGGAAAAGTATAATATCCGCCGATATCTTTTGTATAATCGATGGGCCGACCGGTATTTTTTCCATCCGGCCCTTTACCAGTTATAGCTAGCGAGCTTAAAAAATCAGGCACTACTACCTTTTCATTTGGATCAATGTTGTAATATTGATTAGCTAATGCATTATGTACTGCCAACATACATGCTTCTGATTTTAAAATACTACCTGCTTTGTTAATTAGAAAAGTATTATTAGCCCCTTTTTTTGGATCCAATGATTGAATAGGCTCAATTATCGTTCCGTTACGATTAATATAATTTAAAGTGACATTCCAAACCTCGTCCGCAGCACCAACACCTTGCACCACTACCCACATAACAAGAATTTGTATAAAAGAGTAACCAGTAGCCTTCGGTAGCAACAAACCTATACCGCCGACTGTTCGGAGTGGGATCCAAATCGACGACCATTTCTTACCGAGAAACTCACCCTCATGCGAGGTATTTAAAATGGAAGTAAATAAAACATAACTTAATACTGTAGAAGCCATAACTAATATGATGGAATTAAACGTCCCAAACATCGTTCCTAAAATTTGACTTCCTGTGCCATGTAACACGCCATCCACCACACCAAAAATAGTCGCTAAATACGACATCGATAAATCAGTGCTAGGAGGTGTTAAGCTTAAAGTGTCTGCTAACAACAACGATGGAAATAAGTAAAGGAAGCTGGTTAATAGAAACTTACGCATTATTTTTCTTCCTATTAAAAAATTGATAACTGAACCAATCACGAAAATTACAACCTAAACGACGCTGTTTAATTTGAAATAACCAAAAATGATAACGAAAGATTTGCGTCAAAATAATAATACAAATGCCTAGGCAAGGAAAAAATCCTCGCAAGGAGTGAGTATAGAAGAGGAGATAAACACTATAGCTAACGCTAACGAAGAAAAGAAAAATCCATATCCACAACAAACGCGTAAATTCTTTGCTGCGTTGCATTAAATCGGCTGAAGTTAATTTAAGACGTATCAGTGCTTCTTCAAAGGATTCCTGTGTCTTGGCCTGATCAGGAATAAAGAATTTTTTAATGAATCCGAAAACAGAACGATTGTTTTTTACCAATTGTTGATAGTCTATCCACTTTGGAACATCAACAGCTGGCTTAATTATTTTTTTTATAGCACCAAAAAAACTCACGTATCACCCCGCGGTTTAATATTCTATGTTATCCCGACTGCATCCAACTTGCAAATTTCTCGTTAAAAGATCCCGCTTGGAATATGTTCTTTAGATTGTCGCGCGCTAAGCGCTCGCAAAGACGAGCGAAAAATCCTATTTAAGCGCTTAAATTCTTGCACAATTCTAAACGAAGTTCCTATCGATCGAGATCGGATTTGATTTAGCTTGCATTAAGTTGGATAATCAAGGTTCCTTTGCCGCAGTTTATACTCAATTAAATTGGGTATTACAAATAAAACAATACATACTTATGCCTGACTTAACTCACAAAGGTTCACACCTCTACTGGAAACAATACCAAGACCCCTTGATCTATAGGGTTCTTTGCTTCATGGAAAGCGTTGAATCTTGGACTAAAGATGGTGATGCCACGCTTGAAGCAAGCCTCTTAGAGCTGGGTAAAGAGCTCGATGATATCGATAAAGTTGATCTGGATAAACTTGCTCAACAAGCGTTGTTTATTCGTTTAGGTAATCATTTAGGTATGTCTCGTACCTTGCGTCTACTTCAAGCAATAGACACTTCACATCCAGGTTCTGCCGCTAAATTACTCATGCATGCCGAAGAGGTCAGTAATGGTCCTGAAGATGAAGCAGGCTTATTTTTGCGTAGAAATATTAGCTTTGAACGTTTACGTCTGCTCGCTAGAGTGTTTTCCCAAGATCGCCTGGATTTAGTTTTAAAAGCATTTGAAGGTGAATAATTATGTTAAGGTCATGGCAATCTCGATGCGTTTTAATTTTTGTCAGCTGTTCCTTCATAGGTTTAGCGAATGCTTATTCTGAACCACCAAAAAGTGACTCCTTGCAAACCTATCGTGATGAAATTAAACAATCTGAAACCAATGCCTCGCAAGCAGTTCTAGATGCCTTACAAGCCACTACCCCTGACAACTCTTCTCAACAAAACCAACCAGCACCTGGAACATCCGCAACGACGTCGAGACCTCGTTCAAATCACGATAAAGCCTTTACCCCCTTAGATAAATCTGCAAACACAAGCAATCCACCCAATAAAAATCCTTGGCTGCAACCTAATCCTTGGGCAAAACAACCGCCTAATATTTGGGAAAAAAACGCCAAAATAAATCCTTATTCGAATGCACCTATTCCTGGACCAACATCACCAACCAATGAAGCTATTCCTAGCCCACCCAATATTTTTGCACCATCACCGCCAACCTCTAACACAAGCAATTTACAATCTAATGCTCATTCATAAAAAAATTTACTTTAAAACTTCGTGAGGATGTTACTATGTCTCATTTATCAAAAATAAAAACTTTAAAAAATGTCTTTTTAAGTATTTCTTTAGTCACAAGCAGTTTGTATGCTCTAAGCAGTTATGCCAATATAGGTCCAGTCCCCACACCCGATTTTACAACAATCAGTATAAAAAACTTAGTAGCGGGGTATGGTAGTACAGCCATTTCAAAAAATCTAATGAACACTGCACCTGTGGGTGATGATTTAACTATCGCTATTAACAATGCCCAAGCGGCTTATTTATTATCTGGCAG
This window contains:
- the dotA gene encoding type IVB secretion system protein DotA, which produces MRKFLLTSFLYLFPSLLLADTLSLTPPSTDLSMSYLATIFGVVDGVLHGTGSQILGTMFGTFNSIILVMASTVLSYVLFTSILNTSHEGEFLGKKWSSIWIPLRTVGGIGLLLPKATGYSFIQILVMWVVVQGVGAADEVWNVTLNYINRNGTIIEPIQSLDPKKGANNTFLINKAGSILKSEACMLAVHNALANQYYNIDPNEKVVVPDFLSSLAITGKGPDGKNTGRPIDYTKDIGGYYTFPGKLSGAFGNLQGMCGMVSWNFIGNKADNGQIDNPANLNANDSASVAMRQMTLDLTAQAKSIANTISPLSTTHTPANRIQLDSTSFDPFKNNLVDAGEDYFGIVKPALRSLADDGSKKYKDFINNAKKSGWILAGSYYYNMARLNQSIRKNTGELAISDRIYPEFNPDYDSNTFSQIKDDNVIYNLKNNLPSVDGVIDSYMATEITRAASNNNPGDEADPSLPEHPANVNAIGKVVSAILDTIFPRVQDFEKKLADGINNKDMDPIVALASVGNGLVSMVEQVWISLLATMTGLGIVGIAAGFASGFWTVGGAVNAMLAITNLLMLVVPMLTVWMGINFVLGSILSYYVPLIPFFLFAFGSITWFAVVLEAILAAPLVALGITHPEGHDFLGKAEQSIMLLASVFLRPMLMVFGFIFGIILSYVALSVFNHGFSIAVQFLNDYNGDIFAIVYQTAMMAIYAAAVLAIVNRCFSMIYEVPNKVLRWIGGPQESGHEESMLQGIRGQHDRDVGQITQQMPTSQGLSESSAGGMQLGRRLREMKQTKADVSNSGPAAGGGGAAAP
- the icmV gene encoding type IVB secretion system protein IcmV; protein product: MSFFGAIKKIIKPAVDVPKWIDYQQLVKNNRSVFGFIKKFFIPDQAKTQESFEEALIRLKLTSADLMQRSKEFTRLLWIWIFLFFVSVSYSVYLLFYTHSLRGFFPCLGICIIILTQIFRYHFWLFQIKQRRLGCNFRDWFSYQFFNRKKNNA
- the icmW gene encoding type IVB secretion system protein IcmW, translating into MPDLTHKGSHLYWKQYQDPLIYRVLCFMESVESWTKDGDATLEASLLELGKELDDIDKVDLDKLAQQALFIRLGNHLGMSRTLRLLQAIDTSHPGSAAKLLMHAEEVSNGPEDEAGLFLRRNISFERLRLLARVFSQDRLDLVLKAFEGE